The following are encoded together in the Gadus chalcogrammus isolate NIFS_2021 chromosome 2, NIFS_Gcha_1.0, whole genome shotgun sequence genome:
- the LOC130400200 gene encoding apoptosis regulator BAX-like encodes MDGGGDEISDERIAEACLRGVMEQELREGHLDVEAPALPPGPEPQSEAERDLMDELGRRVRQQSSLLKGNQELQDSIDGVIRMPGSMMDKFSQLAGKVFKNGVTWDKIILLFYVAGRMAIKVMEDNLPLLVIEIFKIALNYFKEKLLGWVGSHGGWSNSLSELSGRMQGMPLTTKQTLIIIAGLAFLSIVAWKRTRRA; translated from the exons ATGGACGGTGGCGGAGATGAAATATCAG ATGAACGGATAGCGGAGGCTTGTCTCAGAGG GGTCATGGAGCAGGAGCTGAGGGAGGGCCACCTGGACGTCGAGGCTCCGGCGCTGCCACCGGGCCCCGAGCCGCAGAGTGAGGCGGAGAGAGATTTGATGGATGAGTTGGGCCGAAGGGTTCGCCAACAGAGCTCCCTTCTCAAAGGCAACCAAGAGTTACAAGA CTCCATCGATGGGGTGATTCGAATGCCAGGTTCAATGATGGACAAGTTCTCACAGCTGGCAGGCAAAGTGTTTAAGAATGGAGTGACCTGGGATAAAATCATATTGCTGTTCTATGTTGCCGGAAGGATGGCAATAaag GTGATGGAAGATAATCTGCCTCTACTGGTGATTGAGATCTTCAAGATAGCGTTGAATTACTTCAAGGAGAAACTACTGGGCTGGGTCGGTAGCCATGGAGGATGG AGCAACAGTCTGTCAGAGCTAAGTGGCCGTATGCAGGGCATGCCACTCACCACCAAGCAGACACTCATCATCATCGCCGGCCTGGCCTTCCTGAGCATCGTCGCCTGGAAGCGGACACGGAGGGCCTGA
- the LOC130400184 gene encoding proteasome activator complex subunit 3-like — translation MSSSLKVDNELKSKVDAFREQITSEAEHLVASFFPLKLLELDSFLKEPILNVEDLKEIHSEIVVRVPDPILFTNSNHGLDPQNAKKRKLEDGADENCRDGKGEAKVLVVAPENMMRCNRRLVDLIERVKPEIRTLIEKCNTVKMWVQLLIPRIEDGNNFGVSIQEETVAELRTVEGEAASYLDQISRYYITRAKLVSKVAKYPHVEDYRITVSEIDEKEYISLRLIVSELRNQYVTLHDMILKNFEKIKKPRNSNAESLY, via the exons ATGTCGTCCTCACTCAAGGTAGACAACGAGCTCAAGTCGAAG gtgGATGCATTTCGAGAACAGATCACAAGCGAG GCAGAGCACCTCGTCGCTAGCTTCTTCCCGTTGAAGCTTCTCGAACTTGACAGTTTTTTAAAG GAGCCCATACTGAACGTTGAGGACCTGAAGGAGATCCACTCTGAGATCGTCGTCAGGGTGCCAGATCCCATCCTCTTCACAAACAGTAACCACGGCCTCGACCCG CAAAATGCCAAGAAGAGGAAGTTGGAGGACGGAGCTGATGAGAACTGTCGGG ACGGCAAAGGAGAGGCcaaggtgctggtggtggcgcCGGAGAACATGATGCGCTGCAACCGGCGGCTGGTGGATCTGATCGAGCGCGTCAAGCCCGAGATCCGGACGCTCATTGAGAAATGCAACACG GTGAAGATGTGGGTCCAGCTTCTCATCCCCAGAATAGAAGATGGAAATAACTTTGGAGTCTCCATACAG gAGGAAACGGTAGCGGAGCTGAGGAcagtggagggggaggcggcTTCCTACCTCGACCAGATCTCCAGATATTATATTACCAGGGCCAAGCTGGTCTCCAAGGTCGCCAAGTATCCCCACGTG GAGGATTACCGCATCACGGTGTCGGAGATCGACGAGAAGGAGTACATCAGCCTGCGTCTCATCGTGTCCGAGCTCCGGAATCAATAC GTGACCCTGCATGACATGATCCTGAAGAACTTTGAGAAGATCAAGAAACCCAGGAACAGCAACGCCGAATCTCTTTATTGA